The following proteins are co-located in the Streptomyces sp. DT2A-34 genome:
- a CDS encoding trypco2 family protein, which translates to MADGQQADRADGLGLADMIAALRTELEDAQRRAAAESLRFGITDVEVEAMVQITRNTAGRAGVQFWVLQAGGEHARGNATTHRIKLNLKVPGTTFIADKAEDAQ; encoded by the coding sequence ATGGCAGACGGACAGCAGGCGGACCGGGCCGATGGGTTGGGTCTCGCGGACATGATCGCCGCGCTGCGCACCGAACTGGAGGATGCTCAGCGGCGCGCAGCGGCGGAGAGCCTGCGTTTCGGGATCACCGATGTCGAGGTCGAGGCCATGGTCCAGATCACCCGGAACACCGCGGGCAGGGCGGGGGTGCAGTTCTGGGTGCTCCAGGCGGGCGGCGAGCACGCGCGCGGCAATGCCACGACGCACCGGATCAAGCTGAATCTCAAGGTGCCCGGCACCACTTTCATCGCCGACAAGGCGGAAGACGCACAATGA
- a CDS encoding PPOX class F420-dependent oxidoreductase yields MTEDATQNALLALLSEGHGGVLATLRRDGRPQLSNVGHAYYPDERIIRVSITDDRAKTRNLRRDPRASYHVTSPDRRAYVVAEGTAELSPVAKDPYDATVEELVRLYRDVLGEHPDWEDFRAAMVRDGRLVLRLKVERAYGIPKGGNRG; encoded by the coding sequence ATGACCGAGGACGCCACCCAGAACGCACTGCTCGCACTGCTCTCCGAGGGCCACGGCGGGGTGCTGGCCACCCTCAGGCGCGACGGCCGGCCGCAGCTGTCGAACGTCGGCCACGCCTACTACCCCGACGAGCGGATCATCCGCGTCTCGATCACCGACGACCGCGCCAAGACGCGCAATCTGCGCCGGGACCCCAGGGCGTCGTACCACGTCACGTCCCCCGACCGGCGGGCGTACGTCGTCGCCGAGGGCACGGCGGAGCTCTCGCCGGTCGCGAAGGACCCGTACGACGCCACGGTCGAGGAGCTCGTCCGGCTCTACCGGGACGTCCTGGGCGAGCACCCCGACTGGGAGGACTTCCGGGCGGCGATGGTCCGGGACGGGCGGCTGGTGCTGCGGTTGAAAGTGGAACGGGCGTACGGGATCCCGAAGGGGGGCAACCGGGGGTGA
- a CDS encoding TetR/AcrR family transcriptional regulator — MSVQESDTGLRARLVDVGVDLVTREGAQALTLREIARRAGVSHGAPRRYFPTHLELLSAIARRGFDELARRATATAAAAAVGDGTASPRAELAALGRVYLEFALGNPGMYELMFRHDLLASGHLGLRDTSLPLFGRLVELVGRARPDVDARLVAGALWANLHGIAQLWGWGSLQLATGADDFAPLLRSALDAHLGPVSE; from the coding sequence GTGTCTGTGCAGGAATCCGATACGGGTCTGCGGGCCCGACTGGTCGACGTGGGCGTTGATCTCGTCACCCGGGAAGGCGCCCAGGCGCTCACCCTGCGGGAGATCGCCCGCCGGGCCGGTGTCTCGCACGGCGCCCCACGCCGCTACTTCCCCACCCACCTGGAGCTGCTCTCCGCCATCGCGCGCCGCGGCTTCGACGAGCTGGCGCGACGGGCGACGGCGACGGCGGCGGCGGCTGCCGTCGGTGACGGTACGGCGAGCCCTCGTGCGGAGCTGGCCGCACTGGGGCGCGTCTACCTGGAGTTCGCGCTGGGCAACCCCGGCATGTACGAGCTGATGTTCCGTCACGACTTGCTGGCCAGCGGCCACTTGGGCCTGCGGGACACCAGCCTCCCCCTCTTCGGCCGCCTGGTGGAGCTGGTCGGCCGGGCGCGTCCCGACGTCGACGCGCGGCTCGTGGCGGGCGCGCTGTGGGCCAACCTGCACGGCATCGCCCAGCTGTGGGGCTGGGGCAGCCTCCAACTCGCCACGGGCGCCGATGACTTCGCCCCCCTGCTGCGCTCGGCCCTGGACGCACACCTCGGGCCGGTGAGCGAGTGA
- a CDS encoding serine hydrolase produces MALLTQEVDPGEVGLDGKALDRLDQHFAHYVDEGRLPGYLVSVARGGRVAHLTTHGHRDLAAGLPVEADTLWRIYSMTKPVTSVAALLLVEEGKLSLDDPVDRHLPAFAEPRVYVSGSGADTVTRPADGPIRIRHLMTHTAGLTFAFYHTHPVDALYRDAHLDSAVLPGSDLARTVDVYASLPLQFEPGTQWNYSVATNVLGRVIEVVSGRPLDEFFAERIFGPLGMIDAGFCVSDQQADRLSELYGETDDGGIEPIPGLPLRGRPRFLSGSGGMAASAHDIHRFMELLRRRGELDGTRLLSPETVDLMTSNHLPGGADLRAFGSRPAHDEPGNDGLGFGLGVSVVIDPTRTKAPTVLGAYGWSGVATTTFWVDPHHDLTVQFMTQVRPKTSHTMFQDLKRLVHEAVTGG; encoded by the coding sequence ATGGCACTGCTGACACAAGAGGTCGACCCGGGCGAGGTCGGACTGGACGGGAAGGCGCTGGACCGCCTCGACCAGCACTTCGCCCACTACGTCGACGAGGGGCGTCTGCCCGGCTACCTGGTGTCCGTCGCCCGCGGTGGACGCGTCGCCCACCTCACCACGCACGGCCACCGGGACCTGGCGGCCGGGCTGCCCGTCGAGGCCGACACGCTGTGGCGGATCTACTCCATGACCAAGCCGGTCACCTCGGTCGCCGCGCTGCTGCTGGTGGAGGAGGGCAAGCTGTCGCTCGACGACCCGGTCGACCGCCATCTGCCCGCCTTCGCCGAGCCCCGGGTGTACGTCAGCGGATCCGGCGCCGACACCGTGACCCGCCCGGCGGACGGGCCGATACGCATCCGGCACCTGATGACCCACACCGCCGGCCTGACCTTCGCCTTCTACCACACGCATCCCGTCGACGCCCTCTACCGCGACGCCCACCTGGACTCGGCGGTGCTGCCGGGCTCCGACCTGGCCCGGACGGTCGACGTGTACGCGAGCCTGCCGCTGCAGTTCGAGCCGGGCACGCAGTGGAACTACTCGGTCGCCACCAACGTCCTGGGCCGCGTCATCGAGGTCGTGTCCGGCCGGCCGCTCGACGAGTTCTTCGCCGAGCGGATCTTCGGGCCGCTCGGAATGATCGACGCGGGGTTCTGCGTGAGCGACCAACAGGCGGACAGGCTCTCCGAGTTGTACGGCGAAACCGACGACGGCGGCATCGAGCCGATCCCCGGGCTCCCGCTGCGCGGCCGCCCCCGCTTCCTGTCCGGCAGCGGCGGCATGGCGGCCTCCGCGCACGACATCCACCGCTTCATGGAGCTGCTGCGCCGCCGCGGCGAACTCGACGGCACCCGTCTGCTGTCCCCCGAGACGGTGGACCTGATGACGTCCAACCACCTGCCGGGCGGCGCCGACCTGCGCGCCTTCGGCAGCCGCCCCGCCCATGACGAGCCCGGCAACGACGGCCTCGGCTTCGGCCTGGGCGTCTCCGTGGTGATCGACCCGACGCGGACGAAGGCCCCGACCGTCCTCGGCGCCTACGGCTGGAGCGGGGTGGCGACCACCACGTTCTGGGTCGACCCGCACCACGACCTGACGGTGCAGTTCATGACGCAGGTGCGGCCGAAGACCTCGCACACGATGTTCCAGGACCTCAAGCGGCTCGTGCACGAGGCCGTCACGGGCGGCTGA
- a CDS encoding saccharopine dehydrogenase family protein, with protein MSDTSARVPASGTVHWVGAGLSTGSGLARLCDTADRVRLWHRTEGRAADALARLGLAGRAEPRAYTLPALTAELAPGDVVVSMLPAPEHAGILAACIRQRAHFACSSYVSDAVLDQAPAAAAAGLVVLTEAGLDPGIDHLFAHCLVGRARQAVGDDTAASYSLTSYCGGVPAVPNDFKYRFSWAPAGVLNALRSPARYVRDGAETVAERPWEATRRHVVDGEAFEVYPNRDSVPFVEQYGLPHTWKPRTFVRGTLRLEGWLRAWDAVFEELKAGDDARIAALAGELAAKYPTTDADRDRVVLAVSLDVRGGDGRTWSGSYLLDLVGEAQESAMARCVSRPLALGVRHILDGSLSAGLNRAAGTAARSEEWLRELALEGVEFTLRVDQEELSRP; from the coding sequence ATGTCTGACACCTCTGCCCGCGTTCCCGCGAGCGGCACCGTCCACTGGGTCGGCGCCGGACTGTCCACGGGCAGCGGTCTGGCCCGGCTCTGCGACACCGCCGACCGCGTACGGCTGTGGCATCGCACCGAGGGCCGTGCGGCGGACGCCCTGGCCCGGCTGGGACTCGCCGGACGCGCCGAGCCCCGCGCCTACACGCTCCCCGCGCTCACGGCCGAACTGGCGCCCGGCGACGTCGTCGTATCAATGCTGCCCGCGCCCGAACACGCCGGGATCCTCGCGGCCTGCATCCGGCAGCGGGCGCACTTCGCCTGCTCCAGCTATGTGTCGGACGCGGTGCTGGACCAGGCGCCCGCGGCCGCCGCGGCCGGGCTCGTCGTGCTCACCGAGGCCGGCCTCGACCCGGGCATCGACCACCTCTTCGCCCACTGCCTCGTCGGCCGCGCCCGGCAGGCCGTCGGCGACGACACGGCCGCCTCCTACAGCCTGACGTCGTACTGCGGCGGTGTCCCCGCGGTCCCGAACGACTTCAAGTACCGCTTCAGCTGGGCGCCCGCCGGTGTGCTCAACGCCCTGCGCTCACCGGCGCGTTATGTCCGCGACGGTGCCGAGACGGTCGCCGAGCGGCCGTGGGAGGCGACGCGGCGGCATGTGGTGGACGGGGAGGCGTTCGAGGTCTACCCCAACCGCGACAGCGTTCCGTTCGTCGAGCAGTACGGGCTGCCGCACACCTGGAAGCCGCGGACCTTCGTGCGCGGAACCCTGCGCCTGGAGGGCTGGCTGCGTGCCTGGGACGCCGTCTTCGAGGAGCTGAAGGCCGGCGACGACGCCCGAATCGCCGCCCTGGCGGGGGAGTTGGCGGCCAAGTACCCCACCACGGACGCCGACCGCGACCGCGTCGTCCTCGCCGTGTCGCTGGACGTGCGCGGCGGGGACGGGCGGACGTGGTCCGGCAGTTACCTCCTCGACCTGGTGGGGGAGGCGCAGGAGAGCGCGATGGCCCGCTGTGTCTCCCGGCCCCTCGCCCTCGGCGTGCGCCACATCCTGGACGGCTCCCTGTCGGCGGGCCTGAACCGCGCCGCCGGGACGGCGGCCCGCTCGGAGGAGTGGCTGCGTGAACTCGCGCTGGAAGGAGTCGAGTTCACCCTGCGCGTGGACCAGGAGGAGCTCAGCCGCCCGTGA
- a CDS encoding saccharopine dehydrogenase has translation MTDLHLWLRHEVRSTERRTPIVPSDARRLVESGVTLTVEESPQRIFPVEEYEAAGCRIAPTGSWVSAPADAVVIGLKELPDGPAELTHRHIFFGHAYKQQPGAEELLRRFAAGGGVLLDLEYLVDDEGRRLAAFGFWAGYLGAALAVLQHRGRLVAPLTPTSKDELDEMLQPAPDDEEFTALVIGALGRSGCGACLAFRTAGVEATPWDLAETRDLDREALLAHDVMVNAVLATTPVPPFLREQDLDDPARRLRTLCDVTVDVGSPLNVLPVYDRTTEWTEPVRRLRKEPPLDLIAIDNLPSLLPRESSSDFSSALLLQLLEFEAGGPWGRCLDPFHQACRELGIAEGESRHV, from the coding sequence ATGACCGATCTCCATCTGTGGCTGCGCCACGAGGTCCGTTCCACCGAGCGACGCACCCCGATCGTGCCGTCCGACGCCCGGCGGCTCGTCGAGAGCGGAGTGACGCTGACCGTCGAGGAGTCCCCGCAGCGGATCTTCCCCGTCGAGGAGTACGAGGCGGCCGGCTGCCGTATCGCGCCCACAGGTTCCTGGGTGTCGGCCCCGGCGGACGCCGTCGTCATCGGCCTGAAGGAACTCCCTGACGGTCCGGCCGAACTGACGCACCGGCACATCTTCTTCGGCCACGCCTACAAGCAGCAGCCGGGCGCCGAGGAGCTGCTCCGCCGGTTCGCCGCCGGCGGCGGGGTCCTGCTCGACCTGGAGTACCTGGTGGACGACGAGGGCCGCCGCCTCGCCGCCTTCGGTTTCTGGGCCGGCTATCTCGGCGCCGCCCTGGCCGTCCTCCAGCACCGGGGCAGGCTCGTCGCACCACTGACCCCCACGTCGAAGGACGAACTGGACGAGATGCTCCAACCGGCCCCCGACGACGAGGAGTTCACGGCGCTCGTGATCGGCGCACTGGGCCGCAGCGGCTGCGGAGCGTGCCTCGCGTTCCGGACCGCCGGCGTCGAGGCGACGCCCTGGGACCTCGCCGAGACCCGCGACCTGGACCGCGAGGCCCTGCTGGCGCACGACGTGATGGTGAACGCCGTCCTCGCCACCACCCCCGTCCCGCCCTTCCTCCGCGAACAGGACCTCGACGACCCCGCCCGCCGGCTGCGCACCCTGTGCGACGTCACCGTCGACGTCGGCTCACCCTTGAACGTCCTGCCCGTCTACGACCGCACCACCGAGTGGACCGAGCCCGTACGTCGCCTGCGCAAGGAGCCTCCGCTCGACCTCATCGCCATCGACAACCTGCCCTCCCTGCTGCCCCGGGAGTCCAGCTCCGACTTCTCCTCGGCGCTGCTGCTCCAGCTGCTGGAGTTCGAGGCGGGCGGGCCGTGGGGGCGCTGTCTGGACCCGTTCCACCAGGCCTGCCGTGAACTCGGCATCGCAGAAGGGGAGTCCCGCCATGTCTGA
- the ribA gene encoding GTP cyclohydrolase II: MTEKIGVLGKKSAQRTQRSGVERVVNAPLPTVYGEFRAIGYLDHDRGDEQVALVYGEIGTDDVLTRLHSECLTGDAFGSQHCECGDQLASALRAVVAEGSGIVVYLRGHEGRGIGLLAKLRAMALQAEGLDTVEANLALGLPVDARDYGVAAEILHDLGVDSVRLMSNNPRKREALLRHGIQVAETVPLLIPPCENNITYLRTKRERLDHHLPHLDAVAHLS, translated from the coding sequence ATGACAGAAAAAATTGGTGTGCTCGGCAAGAAGTCCGCACAGCGGACGCAGCGTTCCGGCGTGGAACGCGTGGTGAATGCCCCCCTGCCCACCGTGTACGGGGAATTCCGGGCGATCGGTTACCTCGACCACGATCGCGGTGACGAGCAAGTGGCCCTCGTCTACGGTGAGATAGGCACGGACGACGTGCTCACCCGGCTGCACTCCGAGTGCCTGACCGGTGACGCGTTCGGCTCGCAGCACTGCGAGTGCGGCGACCAACTGGCCTCCGCGCTGCGCGCGGTCGTCGCCGAAGGGAGCGGCATCGTCGTCTACTTGCGGGGCCACGAGGGCCGGGGCATCGGTCTGCTCGCCAAGCTGCGGGCGATGGCGCTGCAGGCGGAGGGCCTGGACACCGTCGAGGCCAACCTCGCGCTCGGCCTGCCGGTGGACGCCCGCGACTACGGGGTCGCCGCCGAGATCCTGCACGACCTGGGCGTGGACAGCGTCCGCCTGATGTCGAACAACCCGCGCAAGCGCGAGGCGTTGCTGCGGCACGGCATCCAGGTGGCCGAGACGGTCCCGCTGCTGATCCCGCCGTGCGAGAACAACATCACCTACCTGCGCACCAAGCGGGAGCGCCTCGACCACCACCTGCCCCATCTGGACGCGGTCGCGCACCTGTCCTGA
- a CDS encoding creatininase family protein — MSGSETRPTAHSLVPADTTEDVRTRCAGVSRQVAVLPVGSFEQHGPFLPLATDTLVACAVARGMAATYPVHLLPPVTISCSHEHAAWPGTVSISSVTLHAVIRDIAASLRRSGVDALVLVNGHGGNYVLGNVVQESSARGERMALFPAAEDWEAARERAGVETSLLTDMHAGEIETSILLHTHPELIRPGYETSDFVADDRRHLLTLGMSAYTDSGVIGRPSLASAEKGKQLLASLADSFGAYVSLLTSADDSVRDTGDARA; from the coding sequence ATGAGTGGTTCGGAGACGCGGCCGACGGCACACTCGCTGGTGCCGGCGGACACCACCGAAGACGTACGGACGCGATGCGCGGGCGTTTCACGACAGGTCGCGGTCCTGCCCGTCGGAAGCTTCGAGCAGCACGGTCCGTTCCTTCCGCTGGCGACCGACACGCTCGTGGCGTGCGCCGTCGCGCGCGGGATGGCCGCCACGTATCCCGTGCACCTCCTTCCACCGGTGACGATCTCCTGCTCGCACGAGCACGCGGCCTGGCCGGGGACCGTCAGCATCTCCTCAGTGACCCTTCATGCGGTGATACGGGACATAGCGGCTTCGCTCCGCCGGTCGGGCGTGGACGCCCTGGTGCTGGTCAACGGGCACGGCGGAAACTACGTACTGGGCAATGTCGTTCAGGAGTCCTCCGCGCGCGGCGAACGGATGGCGCTGTTCCCGGCCGCGGAGGACTGGGAGGCGGCGCGGGAGCGGGCGGGAGTGGAGACCTCGCTGCTCACCGACATGCACGCGGGGGAAATTGAGACCTCCATCCTTCTGCACACTCATCCCGAATTGATCCGACCCGGTTATGAGACTTCCGATTTCGTGGCCGACGACCGTCGTCATCTGCTCACCCTCGGTATGTCCGCCTATACCGATTCGGGTGTCATAGGCCGTCCTTCGCTTGCTTCCGCGGAAAAGGGGAAGCAGCTGCTGGCGAGCCTCGCGGATTCCTTCGGCGCGTATGTGTCACTGCTGACCTCCGCGGACGATTCCGTACGGGACACGGGAGACGCAAGGGCATAG
- a CDS encoding glycosyltransferase family 4 protein — translation MQHSVLKNADIIRMSLRSVHFVMPGGVDNPAAPSGGNAYDRRVSLDLPGFGWQVHKHAVDGSWPSPGAAARAELARTLREFPDGTVVLLDGLVACGVPEIIVPEAERLRLAVLVHLPLGDETGLAPAVATELDALERTVLRAVPAVIATSDWAVRRLVAHHGLAPERVHVAAPGADIAPLASGTDGMSRLLCVAAVTPRKGQHRLVEALAAVTDLPWSCVCVGGLNQDSEYVAGLRSLIARHGLEDRLILAGPQAGAELDASYNAADLMVLTSYAETYGMAVTEALARGIPVLATDVGGLPEAVGRAPDGGVPGILVPPENPAAIAAELRGWFGEADVRRRLKAAARGRRAALNGWAGTARSLAAVLGRLPNEPRRVA, via the coding sequence ATGCAGCACTCCGTTCTGAAGAATGCCGACATCATCCGCATGTCCCTGCGCTCCGTGCACTTCGTCATGCCGGGCGGTGTCGACAACCCGGCCGCGCCGAGCGGCGGCAACGCCTACGACCGGCGGGTGAGTCTGGATCTGCCCGGCTTCGGCTGGCAGGTCCACAAGCACGCGGTGGACGGGAGCTGGCCCAGCCCCGGGGCCGCGGCCCGTGCGGAACTCGCCCGCACGCTGCGGGAGTTCCCGGACGGCACGGTCGTCCTCCTCGACGGGCTGGTCGCCTGCGGCGTGCCCGAGATCATCGTCCCGGAGGCGGAGCGGCTGCGCCTCGCGGTCCTCGTCCACCTGCCGCTCGGTGACGAGACGGGGCTCGCCCCCGCCGTCGCCACGGAGCTGGACGCCCTCGAACGGACCGTGCTGCGGGCCGTCCCCGCGGTCATCGCCACCAGCGACTGGGCGGTCCGCCGCCTCGTCGCCCACCACGGCCTCGCCCCCGAGCGGGTCCATGTCGCCGCCCCCGGCGCCGACATCGCGCCCCTCGCCTCCGGCACGGACGGCATGTCCCGGCTGCTGTGCGTGGCCGCCGTGACGCCGCGCAAGGGACAGCACCGGCTGGTGGAGGCGCTGGCGGCGGTGACCGACCTGCCGTGGAGCTGTGTGTGCGTGGGCGGGCTGAACCAGGATTCCGAGTACGTGGCCGGGCTGCGGTCCCTGATAGCGCGGCACGGCCTGGAGGACCGACTGATCCTGGCGGGCCCGCAGGCCGGCGCCGAACTCGACGCCAGCTACAACGCCGCCGACCTCATGGTGCTCACCTCCTACGCCGAGACGTACGGCATGGCGGTGACCGAAGCGCTCGCACGCGGTATCCCCGTGCTCGCCACGGACGTCGGCGGACTGCCGGAGGCGGTCGGCCGGGCGCCCGACGGAGGCGTCCCCGGCATCCTCGTCCCGCCGGAGAACCCCGCCGCGATCGCCGCCGAGCTGCGCGGCTGGTTCGGCGAGGCGGACGTACGACGCCGACTGAAGGCGGCGGCCCGGGGACGCCGGGCCGCCCTGAACGGCTGGGCCGGCACGGCCCGCAGCCTGGCCGCGGTTCTGGGCCGACTGCCGAACGAACCCCGGAGGGTGGCATGA
- a CDS encoding 6-carboxytetrahydropterin synthase, which produces MFSITVRDHIMIAHSFRGDVFGPAQRLHGATFLVDATFRREQLDDDNIVVDIGLATRELGAVVGELNYRNLDHEPDFAGINTSTEFLAKVIADRLAERIEKGALGEGAKGLAGLTVTLHESHVAWASYERAL; this is translated from the coding sequence TTGTTCAGCATCACCGTCCGCGATCACATCATGATCGCCCACAGCTTCCGCGGCGACGTCTTCGGGCCCGCGCAGCGCCTGCACGGAGCGACGTTCCTGGTGGACGCCACGTTCCGGCGCGAGCAGCTGGACGACGACAACATCGTCGTCGACATCGGACTGGCCACGCGGGAACTGGGCGCCGTCGTCGGCGAGCTCAACTACAGGAACCTGGACCACGAACCCGACTTCGCCGGGATCAACACCTCCACCGAGTTCCTGGCCAAGGTCATCGCAGACCGGCTCGCCGAGCGGATCGAGAAGGGCGCGCTGGGCGAGGGCGCGAAGGGTCTCGCAGGGCTCACCGTCACCCTGCACGAGTCGCATGTCGCGTGGGCGAGTTACGAGCGTGCGCTGTGA
- a CDS encoding zinc-binding alcohol dehydrogenase, whose amino-acid sequence MNRTARAFWLSSPGEGEIREVTLPEPGEGDVLVRSLYSGVSRGTETLVFRGGVPESQYAAMRAPFQEGEFPAPVKYGYLSVGVVEEGPDELLGRTVFCLHPHQTRYVVPASAVTVVPDTVPAERAVLAGTVETAVNALWDAAPLIGDRIAVVGGGMVGCSVAALLARFPGVRLQLVDADPGRAKVAEALGIDFATPDDALGECDLVVHASATEQGLARSLELLTAEGTVLELSWYGDRQISLPLGEAFHSRRLVIRSSQVGTVSPARRASRTYADRLALALDLLADPALDALVTGESGFEELPEVMPRLTSGEIPALCHRVRYTDTP is encoded by the coding sequence ATGAACCGCACCGCACGTGCGTTCTGGCTCAGCTCTCCGGGTGAAGGAGAGATCCGGGAGGTCACCCTGCCGGAACCGGGCGAGGGCGACGTCCTGGTGCGGTCGCTGTACTCCGGAGTCAGCCGGGGCACGGAGACACTCGTGTTCCGGGGCGGGGTCCCCGAGAGCCAGTACGCGGCCATGCGGGCCCCGTTCCAGGAGGGCGAGTTCCCCGCCCCCGTGAAGTACGGCTACCTGAGTGTCGGGGTGGTGGAGGAGGGACCCGACGAACTCCTCGGCCGCACCGTCTTCTGTCTGCATCCGCATCAGACCCGGTACGTCGTCCCCGCGAGCGCGGTGACCGTCGTACCGGACACCGTGCCCGCCGAACGGGCCGTCCTCGCCGGCACCGTCGAGACGGCCGTCAACGCGCTCTGGGACGCGGCGCCCCTGATCGGCGACCGGATCGCCGTGGTCGGCGGCGGCATGGTCGGCTGCTCGGTGGCCGCCCTGCTGGCCCGCTTCCCGGGCGTACGGCTCCAGTTGGTCGACGCCGACCCCGGCCGGGCGAAGGTCGCCGAGGCTCTCGGCATCGACTTCGCCACGCCCGACGACGCGCTCGGCGAGTGCGACCTGGTCGTCCACGCCAGCGCCACCGAGCAGGGCCTCGCCCGGTCCCTCGAACTGCTCACCGCCGAGGGCACGGTCCTCGAACTCAGCTGGTACGGCGACCGGCAGATCAGCCTCCCGCTCGGCGAGGCCTTCCACTCCCGGCGGCTCGTCATCCGCAGCAGCCAGGTCGGCACCGTCTCCCCGGCCCGCCGCGCCAGCCGCACCTACGCCGACCGGCTCGCCCTCGCCCTCGACCTGCTCGCCGACCCCGCCCTCGACGCGCTCGTCACCGGGGAGAGCGGGTTCGAGGAACTGCCCGAGGTCATGCCGAGGCTCACCTCCGGGGAGATCCCGGCGCTCTGTCATCGCGTCAGGTACACGGACACGCCCTGA
- a CDS encoding CDP-alcohol phosphatidyltransferase family protein, with amino-acid sequence MALNNTYEARLVQQETAVGAGVQILLLALLGSAIGLGPAGWLTGLVFAIASWALLSLALHRSRLRSFGPANRVTLGRATLVGGVTALVADSFESSPPVTLFVGLTAVALILDGVDGKVARRTGTSTALGARFDMEVDAFLILVLSVYVSMSLGPWVLFIGAMRYGFVAAARVWPWLNAPLPPSTARKTVAAMQGVFLLLAASGLLPYMATFAVAATALAALVWSFGRDILWLWRTSRVEQVPVAEVRELVAS; translated from the coding sequence GTGGCCCTGAACAACACGTACGAAGCAAGGCTGGTCCAGCAGGAGACCGCGGTGGGAGCGGGCGTGCAGATCCTGTTGCTGGCCCTGCTCGGTTCGGCGATCGGCCTGGGGCCGGCGGGCTGGCTGACCGGCCTCGTCTTCGCCATCGCCTCCTGGGCGCTGCTCTCGCTGGCCCTGCACCGGTCCAGGCTGCGCTCCTTCGGCCCGGCGAACCGGGTCACCCTCGGCCGCGCGACGCTGGTGGGCGGCGTCACGGCGCTGGTGGCGGACTCCTTCGAGAGTTCACCGCCGGTGACGTTGTTCGTGGGCCTGACGGCGGTCGCCCTGATCCTCGACGGCGTGGACGGCAAGGTGGCCCGCCGCACCGGGACGTCGACGGCGCTGGGCGCGCGCTTCGACATGGAGGTGGACGCGTTCCTGATCCTGGTGTTGAGCGTGTACGTCTCGATGTCGCTGGGGCCGTGGGTCCTTTTCATCGGCGCCATGCGCTACGGCTTCGTCGCCGCCGCCCGCGTCTGGCCCTGGCTGAACGCCCCGCTCCCGCCGAGCACGGCCCGCAAGACGGTCGCCGCCATGCAGGGCGTGTTCCTGCTGCTGGCCGCGTCCGGGCTCCTCCCCTACATGGCGACGTTCGCGGTCGCCGCGACAGCTCTGGCGGCGCTCGTCTGGTCGTTCGGCCGGGACATCCTGTGGCTGTGGCGGACGTCGCGGGTGGAGCAGGTTCCCGTGGCGGAGGTACGGGAGCTGGTGGCGTCCTGA
- a CDS encoding GNAT family N-acetyltransferase, producing MDVQVEIARETSAELVADFGRLLPQLSRTAKPLDLAAVDRIVRCDANTVLVARADGEIVGTLTLVLLPVPSGLRARIEDVVVDSAARGHGVAGLLLDEAVRLAREAGARTVDLTSRPDRAAANRLYERVGFEARESTVYRMRLDG from the coding sequence ATGGACGTTCAGGTGGAGATCGCCAGGGAGACGAGCGCGGAACTCGTGGCCGACTTCGGTCGGCTGCTGCCACAGCTGTCCCGGACCGCCAAGCCTCTCGATCTCGCGGCGGTCGACCGGATCGTGCGGTGCGACGCGAACACCGTGCTCGTCGCACGGGCGGACGGTGAGATCGTCGGCACCCTGACCCTCGTACTGCTTCCCGTGCCCTCGGGGCTGCGCGCCCGGATCGAGGACGTGGTCGTCGACAGTGCCGCGCGCGGTCACGGAGTCGCCGGGCTGCTGCTGGACGAGGCGGTCCGACTGGCCCGGGAGGCGGGGGCGCGGACCGTCGACCTCACGTCGCGGCCGGACCGTGCCGCGGCCAACCGGCTGTACGAACGCGTGGGGTTCGAGGCGAGGGAGTCGACGGTGTACCGGATGCGGCTCGACGGCTGA